In Deltaproteobacteria bacterium, the genomic window ATCGTTGTGCGCTCCGGTGGAAACATCGCCGAAGACCACCGTTTCGGCGGCCCTGCCACCCAAAAGGACCGCGACCTTATTCAGAAGTTCGGATTTTGTCATCAGAAAGCGATCCTCGGTGGGCACTTGAAGCGTATACCCCAGTGCTGCGATGCCTCGGGGGATGATGGATATTTTCTGAACCGGTTCCGTTCCGGGCAGGGACAGCGCCACGAGAGCATGGCCCACTTCGTGGTGGGCAACGATGTTCCGTTCCTTTTTGTTGATCACTCTGGATTTCTTCTCGAGGCCGGCTATGATTCTTTCCACGGCCTCTTCGAACTCCGCCATTCCGACATGATTCTTGCCATGGCGAACGGCCAGCAGCGCCGCTTCGTTGACCAGGTTGGCCAGGTCCGCACCGACGAGCCCGGGAGTCATATTGGCGATCTTTTCCGGGTCGATGTCCTCGCCCAATTTGACGTTTCGCATGTGAACCTTGAGTATGGCCTCTCTGCCCTTCTTGTCCGGCCGGTCTACAAGCACGTGTCGGTCGAATCGACCCGGGCGCAAGAGGGCCGGGTCCAGGATTTCCGGACGGTTGGTCGCCGCCATGAGTATAACGCCCACAGTGGGATCGAATCCGTCCATCTCGACCAGCAATTGATTCAGCGTTTGCTCGCGTTCGTCGTGACCGCCTATTCCCGAGATGCCTCGGGCTTTGCCCAGAGCGTCCAGTTCATCCACAAAAATGATACAGGGAGCTTTGCTCTTGGCCTGCGTGAAGAGATCCCTGACACGGGCCGCTCCCAGCCCGACGAACATCTCGACGAACTCCGAGCCGCTCATGCTGAAAAAAGGCACGTGGCTTTCTCCCGCCACCGCCTGGGCCAGAAGGGTTTTTCCCGATCCCGGAGGTCCCACCAAAAGCACGCCTTTGGGCATCTTCCCCCCCAGTTCGGTGTACTTTTGCGGATATCGGAGGAACTCGATGATCTCCTCGAGTTCCTCTTTGGCTTCGTCGACACCGGCGACGTCGGAAAAACGTACGTTCAGGTCTTCTTCCACATAGATTTTGGCTTTGTTCTTACCGAGCGTCATGAATCCGGGCTGTTGCGCCCCGATTCGCCGGATCATAAAGTACCATATCCCTACGAACAACAGCACGGGGAGGATCCACGAAAGCAGATCCCTGAAAAAGGTGTTTTCGACTTCCCCTTTGAACGTGACCCCATATTTCTCTAATTCTTTCGAAAGTTCGGGATCCACGCGTATGGTGCGGAAGGTCTTTTCAGGGGTGGCGCCGTCGGCTTGAATCCTGCCTTCTATGGTGTTTTGGGACACGGCAATTTCTTTGATCTTCCCTTCCTGGAGTAACTTCAGAAACTGGCTGTAGGGGATGCGCTCGACGCTCAAAGCGGAAACCAGCATATTTTGGATCAACAGGACGACCCATACCCCCAACAGGACGTACCATATGGAAAACCGGGCTTTTTTTTCAACGGACATGTTCCCTCACAAAGTAAATGGTGCGATCCGACCAAAAAATGTTCGTCCGATATCTCCTATGATAACAGAGATATCATCCGGCCGAAAGCGGGAAGGTGGAGTCCGACAACTTTCATTCACTAAAGAATTCAATCAAGGATTTCTATTGGCGCGTACGCCAACTTCAATGTCACGAGTCCTTTCTGGTCGAAGTGGGCCATGATCTTGTCCTCACCCTGTTCGGCAATGACAATTCCGACTCCAAAGGTGCGGTGACGTATACGCTTGCCGGTCAGGGAGTTGGTTGCTCGCATTCCGGACCCGCTTGAAGGGACCGTGTGTCGGGGTACTGGATCCGTACGCGTAGGAGCCGGTCCCACCGCGCGCTTCGAGCAGTTGTATGGGGCGCCGCTTTCAAGCGAACTCAGAAATCGGGAAGCATGCACGTCGATCAGACCCTCTCCGTGTTTGTACCAGATCCGCGGGTATGAAAAATAGAGACGTTCCTCGGCCCGGGTGGCGGCTACGTACAGCAGCCGTCGTTCCTCCTCCATCTCTTCGGAGTCTTCCCCCACCAGGCTGTGAGGAAACCATTGTTCGGCCACCCAGATGACAAAAACGGCTTTCCATTCGAGGCCTTTGGCCGAGTGAATGGTGGATAGGGTCAGCGTGTCCCCCGGACCATGAAGGTGCGCGTCCGACTGAGGGGGCTCCAGGGTCACCTCGGCCAGAAAATCGGTGAGTCGGGTGAAGCGTTCCGCCAGGCTCATCAATTCTTCCAGGTGACGTGCGCGCTTCGGATGATCGTCGTATTTTTCGATCAGAATCGGGTTATAGTAGGCGCACACGCGTTCGACCTGCTGCCGGGGATTTCCCCGAATCCGAGACAGGTCTTCGAACAGTTGCGCCAGCGCTTTGGCGCCCGGCAGGCTTCCCATCTTGGGGATCGTGGCCAGGGCCCGGTATCCTGCATTGCTTTCCTTGACGAACTGAATGGCCTGAGTAGCTCTTTTCAAACCCACGCCGTCGAGGAGCAGAAGCACGCGCTGCCACGAAAAAAAGTCCGAAGAGTTGGCCAGCAATCGAAGGTGGGAGACCACGTCCTTGATGTGCGCCGCCTCGAGGAACTTGATACCCCCGTATTTGACAAAGGATAGACCCCGATTGGCGAGTTCGACCTCCAGGTCAAAGGAATGATGGCTTCCCCGGAACAGAACGGCGATGTCGTCCGGGCGGTAGTCACCTTCGAGCAGATGTTCGATCTCGTTGGCCACCAGTACGGATTGGTGGTGCTCGTTTTCCGCGGACCAGATTACCGGTGGCGACCCTTCAGTGCGTACGGTGTACAGACACTTGGTGTATTTTTCCTTCGCTTCGGAGATAATCCGGTTGGCTGCATTCAGAATCGGCTGGGTCGAACGATAGTTCTGCTCGAGTTTGATGATCCGCGCATGGGGAAACCGAACCGGAAAATCGATGATGTTCTTGAACCTCGCTCCGCGGAACGAGTAGATGGATTGTGAATCGTCCCCGACGACTACTACGTTCTGGTCTTTACCGGCCAAATACGTAACCGCCTCGCTTTGGCTCGGGTTGGTATCCTGAAATTCGTCGACAAGCACATGCGAGTACCGGGTGTTGAGGGCCAGGCGCACCCATTCGATACGGCGAAGCAGTTCCAGGAAATATTCCAGCAAATCGTCGTAGTCCAACAGCGCGTTTTTCTTTTTGTGTTCCTCATAAAGCGTTCGGACCCGCTTCATGTCTCCCAGGAACCGCTTCAGGTGGGGACTCTGGCGTTCGACCAGGGCTTCGAGATCCTCTCGCCGGTTGACGGCCTGACTAAACACACTCATCAGCGTGCTTTTTCTGGGAAAACGCAACTCCCGACGGTTCAATCCCAGATCTTTCCTGGCCCAGGATAGGATGTCTTCCGAATCCGCACGGTCCAATATGGTGAAGTCCGGGGGGATATCGATTTCCGGGCCGTACATGCGGAGTACTTTATTGGCCATCGAGTGGAAGGTTCCGCCTTCAACGGAAGCACATCGGCTGTCCAGCAGGGCGGCGGCCCTGGACAGCATTTCCTCCGCCGCCCGGCGTGTAAACGTCAGTAGGAGGATGGATGACGGCTCGACCCCGCTTTCAACCAGTCTGGCCACACGGTACACGAGAGTGCGCGTTTTTCCGCTGCCGGCTCCCGCCACGATCAGGGCCGGTCCATTGCCGTGCATGACCGCCTCGAGTTGGGCCGGATTCAGCTCTTTTTCATAGTTAATCGACATGAAACCCCTCGGAAGAAGGCCACCGACCTGACGATGCGTTCCGGCCTCACGAAAAGCGGTTCGAAACCCCTCTAATCGTGTTTTTTGGCGCCATAGTTGCCAGTGATACGAGCGCAACACACCACAAAAGGAACGAGTCCCGTGGCATCGATAAACGGAATCGCCGGCGATACGACCTTAATAGTATGTAATTACAAGAGAAACAGTGTTTCCGGTTTCGAGAATGACCTTACTCTGGCCAAGACGGAATCACTCCTAAAGCATACAAACCAGTATGTCAGATGGAAAAGAATGCGTCAAAATAATCCCGCCGGCGCCAAGGAAGTGGCGGAACTGGTCCTCGATCGCTGCCGGATGCTTCGGGAAGCCCGCGGCGGCGCTCCGACGGATGTGACGAAATTCGACCAACTGACGGAGCAGCTCTGTCGCAAAGGCATCCGCCTATTCAAGAGTCATCAGTTCAGGGAGCCCATATTCAGCTCCCTCCGGCCATTGACTGCGGCGGAAACCTCGGCGCGCTCGTCCCCATCACAGGTCGACGCGGAAACCATGGCCCAAACGTTGTCCGCCGGCCCTCCGGTGTCCCCGGACTTTCCATCCTGCATCCTGCCCGGAGATCCCTTGCTGTTGTGGCCGAACAACGCGCCCGAAGTTTCGAAAGTCCAGGAAGCCTTCGACCTATCCAAAGGCTCCCGCATTCCAACCGTGTCCGACGCCTCCGACGCCTCCGAAGTCTCCGATGTCTCCGAAGTCTCCGATGTCTCCAACGGGTCCGACATCTCCAAAGAGGTTGTGCAACTGGCTCGAGACCGATATCTTGGAAAACACTATCGAAAGCGGGACTGCTATGTCTTCCTGGTGAGGGCCCTGGAAGACGCCGGCATTAACTACTACGGTTCGAACGGCGTCAAGGAGGCCCTCCTTCGTAAAGCCGTGAACGAGGGCCGGCAGCGATACGCCTACCTGACGGGCGAAGGCGTGATTCAGTCTCTCTGCTCGAATCCCAGTGAAATCCATATTCCCCGGGCCAGTGACAAGGCCTTCCCGGAGGCCTGGGCGCGGCTGAAAGAAGTGTTGTCTCCCGGATCGTTGATTTCCGTATCTTCCCGGCGTTTCGGACACACGGGAATCGTAGGCAACAAAGGAAACGAGTGGACCCTCATCAATTCCGCCAGACAAGGCCGTTCGGGCGAAAGTGGGTACCAGGTGAAAGAGGAGAACCTCGAGAGCGAGCTGAGATCTTGGATCCGGCGCGCTCAGGAACAGAGATCGTTCTTGACCGTGACCGTGGGAAGTCTCGAGACAAACATGGCCGCCCGCTTCAGTCCGGACTCCGCCGGGCGAAAAGTCGGTTGACATCCCCCTCCCAAATTCCGAAAGTATAACCCGGAACACTCGCGAAGTCGAGGTTTCCCAGGGTGAGGCGGGAAAGCGACATCCTCCCGCCACAGAGAATCATCGTTTGGGACGCGTCATGCGCCCGGCGTGGGGCGTGCACAGGCTGGACAACGGAAGGGAGGATCATGGAAATCCCGGAGAAGCACAAAAAACTCCTGCTTGGACTGGGAGTGAAGGAAGAAGAGTTCGATCTGTTCGACGGAACGACGTTGACCTATGAATACGATGACGGGAAGGGCGTTCGAATCTACGATCCTTCGTACAAAACCTCCTGCACCGTGTATATTGAGGTCGAGGGCTGGTCGTCCTGGTCCAGCGAAGAAGACGGTTTCATGGAGCAGATCTTTCCCGAGGGCCTGCCGGAACGCGCCCCGGGCGGAGAGGTGACCTTGAGCGAGCAGGAGATCGAACGACTTCGGCGGGAGCGCAAGGAACAACAAAAGCATTAGGGAACAGCCGTCCTTCAAAGGGGACTCCGGTTTGGAATCCGACATTCAAACGCTCTTGAAAAAGGCGTTTCGCATTATTCCGGGTGAAGACTTCAATCAGGTCCGGTACCTGTTGACCAACGATGCCGAAAGACCCCTGTTGGTCTGCGAAGGCGCGATTCCCAAAAACGCCGACTGGGAAACCGTGAAAAGCGCCGTGTATCCGCCGCTGTGCCGATATTTCAAAGGGAAAAGGGTCCGTCCGGACCGTCCTGAAAACTGCATCGTTGCGCTTTTTTACGAGGGTTCCTTCCATCTTATCCAGGGCGTGGATTTTGTGGACGCCTTTATGGAAATCGAAGGAATAGACCGGGACGCCTTCGCCAAAATCGTGTCCTCGTGGCTCGATCCCACCCCGGTGCTTCACTTGCCGAGCCCTTGAACCGCACGGCCTCGCGAAGTTCAAAAGTCTAGTACCCGTCCACTTTCATGGTGATGAAAGGCAGGAACGCGGCAGGGTCGGCTTCGGCGACAACGGAGCCTTTGAGCATCGAGTTGTCGCCCACCGTGTACACGGCGCCCAGCACTCGCACGGGTTGGACGTCGCCCCAGGGGTCCCATTGGGAGGATCGTAGGATCAGTTCGGCCTTGCCCGCTTCGACGGATTTGGGCCGCATGACCACCACTTCCCGGATCAGGCGGGGGTGATAGTCGAAGCCGGCGCCGTCGGGGGCGGGAAAGTACTTGAAATTGAAGATAATGGCATGAGTTTCCGCCGTTGGGGTAAAGGCGCTTTGGACTTCGGGGACATTGAAGGTTCCGGTCAGGTCCGCCGTCATTTCGAGAAAACGAAACCCACGGCGTTCGGTCCAGCCCAGCATCCGTTCTCCTTGCCTCGTCAAACCGATTTCCCCGATTTTCTTGGGGTACCCGAACATCTCCCGGCCGCCGATCATGGCCATATCGTTGCTGACGGGCATGGCCAGGCAAAAACTTCCTTCTTCGCCGTTGAACGAGGCTTGCACAAAGAGGCCGCTCTCCCGATACTCGATGCCGAAGTTGGTCTTCGGGTAGTTCGCCGTGAATGCAAAACCGATGGGCATGGAAGCGGGCTTGAGGGGAGGGGGCAGCAACCGCTCGACGACCTCGGTCTTGGTCTCGAAGAACACGGTCAACATTTCCGCATCGAAAAAATCGTAGGTTTCCCGGTGCATGCGGGCGATCTCATGTAGCGTTTTGACAAAACCCATGACAGGCTCCCTTATGTTGTCAAAAAGCGATTGGACGATTTGGAGGTTCGTCCGTTTCCGGAAACGAAGCCTTCTGAAGCGGACGGTGCTCGTCCTCCGGTTTCCGTTTCCAGGTCACCGGCGCGTGCGATAAACGGCAACCTGCTTCAGTTACACAAATCCCGACTCGAACATCATACCAAATCCAGTGGAAATTTGCCACCGTGTCGAAACCGGTCGGGGTGTGCGATGGGTGTGCGACATAATCGGTGATTATGCAGCGCGCCTTTGATCCCAACAGCCTTCGAATGGTCGTGACGCCGGACGGGATGCGACACGATTAAATTCTTGACTGCCGGACGCCGATTTCATATAAAAACCCGTTTAAGCGGTGCGCGACGGCTTCCCACCCTTTCCGAGCCAATGACATGATGAATCGAAGCCCCTTTTTCTGGATCTACAATCTGTGTTCCGTGCTCGCGCTCCCGCCGTTGCTGGGTGTGGCTCTGTCGCATCTGTTGCGCCGGCCGGGGGATTGGCAAGGCGCGGAACAGCGGCTCGGATTCATACCAAAGTCGATATCCGGCGGAATGAAAGGGCGTCCGCGCATATGGATGCACGCCGTGTCCGTAGGGGAGCTTCAGGTGGCGGCCTCGCTGTCAAAGGCGTTGATGCGTCGTTTCCCGACCGCGTCCCTGCTGGTTTCTTCCACCACGCCCGACGGCTATCGCCAATCGCGCGGAGTTCTGCCGCGGAACGTGCAGGTCGCCTACTATCCGCTGGATTATGCGCCCTGTGTGATGGGGGCCCTGAAGCGGGTTCGGCCGGACATGTACATTGCGCTCGAGACCGAAATCTGGCCCAATTTTCTCGAGATGGCGCGGTCCCTGGGGACGACCACGATTCTGGCCAACGGCCGGATTTCCGTTCGCTCGATGAAACGTTACCTGGCGCTCAGGCCCTTTTTCAGGCGGGTCCTCGGATCTTTCGACCTCTGCCTGACCATCGCGGAAATCGACGCGAGTCGTATTCGGGCGCTCGGAGTGCCCTCGAACCGGGTGCGCGTGACGGGAAACGCAAAGTACGATATGCTGGCCGAACGAGTCGAACAATCGAACACCGAGGCCTTGACCTCGAGGCTGGATGTGCGGCCGGGAAGCGCGTTGCTTGTTTTCGGCAGTGTTCGTGGACCCGAGATTGCGCCCCTGATCGCGGCCTTGAAACGACTCCTGTCAAAGCGGTCGGATGTACTGGCCGTGCCGGCGCCCCGCCATCTGAAGCGGGTGCGCGCCATGGCCCGAGCCCTTCAGGCCAACGGCCTCGGCTTCCAATATTGGACACGGATCCGTTCCGGACGTGAACGGCGGACCGAACGGGTGGTGATTTTGGACACCATGGGCGAGTTGCTCGATTTTTACGGAGCGGCGGACGTGGTGTTTTGCGGCGCTTCGCTGGTCCCTTTGGGCGGACAGAACGTTATGGAGCCCGCCGCATGGGGCAAACGACCTCTCTACGGGCCGCATACCGAGGATTTCGAAGACGCGGTCCGTCGATTGGAGTCCTTCGGGGGCGGTCTCCGAGTGGAAAACGCCGGCGACCTTATGAGTCGTATCGAAGAGCTGCTGGACGATCCCGAAAAACGCGCGGCCGGCGATAAAAAAGCGAGGCTTGCGTTTCAATCGTTCACGGGAGGCGCCGACCGCGCGGCGGAAGCGATTTTTCAGTTGTGGAACACGAGCCGAGCGCGCGAGCGAGGCCGGCTAGGTCCGGCGAGATGAAACGGCGGCGGGCGATTTACCGCTTCCGGCCGATTCATCCA contains:
- a CDS encoding ATP-dependent metallopeptidase FtsH/Yme1/Tma family protein — encoded protein: MSVEKKARFSIWYVLLGVWVVLLIQNMLVSALSVERIPYSQFLKLLQEGKIKEIAVSQNTIEGRIQADGATPEKTFRTIRVDPELSKELEKYGVTFKGEVENTFFRDLLSWILPVLLFVGIWYFMIRRIGAQQPGFMTLGKNKAKIYVEEDLNVRFSDVAGVDEAKEELEEIIEFLRYPQKYTELGGKMPKGVLLVGPPGSGKTLLAQAVAGESHVPFFSMSGSEFVEMFVGLGAARVRDLFTQAKSKAPCIIFVDELDALGKARGISGIGGHDEREQTLNQLLVEMDGFDPTVGVILMAATNRPEILDPALLRPGRFDRHVLVDRPDKKGREAILKVHMRNVKLGEDIDPEKIANMTPGLVGADLANLVNEAALLAVRHGKNHVGMAEFEEAVERIIAGLEKKSRVINKKERNIVAHHEVGHALVALSLPGTEPVQKISIIPRGIAALGYTLQVPTEDRFLMTKSELLNKVAVLLGGRAAETVVFGDVSTGAHNDLAKATDIARSMMKQYGMSRQLGHVYYDKERHGQFLETGFFAAPNEYSEGTARMIDDEIREVIEEQFKKALDIVEKKRESLDKAAEVLLQKEVITGDQLKTIMVEFGQEPVQIPDVSTGETKGATDE
- a CDS encoding ATP-dependent helicase; its protein translation is MSINYEKELNPAQLEAVMHGNGPALIVAGAGSGKTRTLVYRVARLVESGVEPSSILLLTFTRRAAEEMLSRAAALLDSRCASVEGGTFHSMANKVLRMYGPEIDIPPDFTILDRADSEDILSWARKDLGLNRRELRFPRKSTLMSVFSQAVNRREDLEALVERQSPHLKRFLGDMKRVRTLYEEHKKKNALLDYDDLLEYFLELLRRIEWVRLALNTRYSHVLVDEFQDTNPSQSEAVTYLAGKDQNVVVVGDDSQSIYSFRGARFKNIIDFPVRFPHARIIKLEQNYRSTQPILNAANRIISEAKEKYTKCLYTVRTEGSPPVIWSAENEHHQSVLVANEIEHLLEGDYRPDDIAVLFRGSHHSFDLEVELANRGLSFVKYGGIKFLEAAHIKDVVSHLRLLANSSDFFSWQRVLLLLDGVGLKRATQAIQFVKESNAGYRALATIPKMGSLPGAKALAQLFEDLSRIRGNPRQQVERVCAYYNPILIEKYDDHPKRARHLEELMSLAERFTRLTDFLAEVTLEPPQSDAHLHGPGDTLTLSTIHSAKGLEWKAVFVIWVAEQWFPHSLVGEDSEEMEEERRLLYVAATRAEERLYFSYPRIWYKHGEGLIDVHASRFLSSLESGAPYNCSKRAVGPAPTRTDPVPRHTVPSSGSGMRATNSLTGKRIRHRTFGVGIVIAEQGEDKIMAHFDQKGLVTLKLAYAPIEILD
- a CDS encoding acetoacetate decarboxylase family protein, encoding MGFVKTLHEIARMHRETYDFFDAEMLTVFFETKTEVVERLLPPPLKPASMPIGFAFTANYPKTNFGIEYRESGLFVQASFNGEEGSFCLAMPVSNDMAMIGGREMFGYPKKIGEIGLTRQGERMLGWTERRGFRFLEMTADLTGTFNVPEVQSAFTPTAETHAIIFNFKYFPAPDGAGFDYHPRLIREVVVMRPKSVEAGKAELILRSSQWDPWGDVQPVRVLGAVYTVGDNSMLKGSVVAEADPAAFLPFITMKVDGY